The segment CCTGCCGTTTTCGAGTCCAGAAGGCGGGCCGCGCGCACCGCTCTTTTCTCGTCGCTGGCGCGCAGCCGCCAGCCAGAGCCGCACTGACCCAGCACCGTTTACTACGACCAGCTCCGAGAAATGTGGGCGCCCAAACCACGGCGGCGGCCTCACCCCGTAGAAGCGTAGCCGGCGCGCAATTCCAAAATCGGGCTCCCCCTTCCCGCCCCGGCGGGGGTGGGAAGGGGGCTGGGGGGATAGGGGGGGAAGAAGAAGCGCTGGCGCAGCCAGAACCTCAGGAGCCAGAAAGCCGCATCCAAACAATGCACCGCTCAGCATCCAGCCCCGGAACCGCCAGCTGTTCCACGTGAAACACCTGCACCCCGGCCGGGAGCGCCGCCAGCTCCTCCACCGGATCCTTCCCCTTCATCGCCATCCAGACCCCCGCCGGCGCCAGGGCCGAACGGGACCAGGACGTGAAGTCCACCAGGGAAGCAAACGCCCGGGAACTCACCACGTCGTAATGGTCGTCCAGGTTTTCCACCCGGGCGTGCAGGCCCTTGAGGTTGGAAAGTTTCAGGGTCAAGGCGGCCTGCTGGATGAAGGTGGCTTTTTTGGCCACGGTGTCCACACAGCTCACCGCGATGTCCGGGCAGCAGATGGCGATGACCACGCCAGGCAGGCCGGCGCCGGAACCCACGTCCAGCAGGCGGAAGCCCTGCCCGTCCGCCGGCTGGCGGCCGGCCAGTTGCTGCCGCAGCGGGCGGATGACAGCCAGGCTGTCCAGCAGGTGGTGGGTCAGCATCTCGGCCGGGTCACGCACGGCCGTCAGGTTGTAGACCTTGGTCCACTTCTGGATCAGGGCCAGGTAGTCCAGCAGCTGGGTGATCTGGGTCTCGGACAGGTCGAGGCCGAGTTCGGCCACGCCCTGTTTCAGGGTTGTCAGGAGATCGAGGCTCATGCCGCCTCGGCCACTTCGGTCTTGGCGAAGCCGCGGAAGCCGCCCTTTTTCAGGTGGATCATCAGCAGGGAAATGCTGGCGGGCGTGATGCCGGAGATGCGACTGGCCTGGCCCAGGGTTTCCGGGCGGTGCTTTTGCAGCTTCTGTCGGGCCTCGATGGACAGGGCGGAAACCGCCATGTAGTCCAGGTCGGCCGGGAGTTTGAGGTTTTCGTAATGGGCGGCGCGCTCCACTTCGTCCTTCTGGCGGTCGATGTAGCCGGAATACTTGGCGGCGATTTCCAGCTGCTCGACCACGGGCTCGGCCAGCTCACCCAGGGTTTCACGTGAAACATCGGGGTTGGCGTACTTGCCGCCGTCCAGGGACATCAGCCCGGCGTAACTCACATCGGGCCGGCGCAGCAGGTCGAACAGGTGGTACTCGCGCTCGATGGTGGTGCCCAGCACCCGCTCGGCTTCGGCCGCGGACAGGATGCGGGGGTTGACCCAGGTGGCTTTCAGGCGCTCTGTTTCACGTGAAACAGCATCGCGCTTGCGGCAGAAAGCGTCCCAGCGGGCGTCATCCACCAGGCCCAGCTGGCGACCGGTTTCGGTCAGGCGCAGGTCTGCGTTGTCTTCGCGCAGCTGCAGGCGGAACTCGGCCCGGCTGGTGAACATGCGGTAGGGCTCGGTCACGCCCTGGGTGGTCAGGTCGTCGACCAGCACGCCCAGGTAGGCTTCGTCGCGGCCCGGTTGCCAGGCTTCCGTGCCCCGGCACTGCAGCGCGGCGTTGATGCCGGCGAACAGGCCCTGGGCCGCGGCCTCTTCGTAGCCGGTGGTGCCGTTGATCTGGCCGGCGAAGAACAGGCCGTTGATTTGTTTGGTTTCGAAGCTGCCCTTGAGCGAGCGCGGATCGAAATAGTCGTACTCGATGGCGTAACCCGGGCGCAGGATGTGGGCGTTCTCCAGACCCTTCATGCTGCGCACAAGGTCGTACTGAATGTCGAAGGGCAGGCTGGTGGAGATGCCGTTGGGGTAGTACTCGTTGGTCGTCAGGCCTTCGGGCTCCAGGAAGATCTGGTGGCTGTCCTTGTCGGCAAAGCGGTTGATCTTGTCTTCGACGCTGGGGCAGTAGCGCGGACCCACGCCCTCGATCTTGCCGGTGAACATGGGGCTGCGGTCGAAACCGGAGCGGATGATCTCGTGGGTGCGCTCGTTGGTGTGGGTGATCCAGCAGGGCATCTGCGCCGGATGCATGGACGCCTTGCCCATGAAGCTGAACACCGGCACGCCCTGCCCTTCGTTCAAACCACCGGGCACACCGTCACCCGGTTGTTCGGTGCATTGCGAAAAGTCGATGCTACGGCCGTCGATGCGCGGCGGGGTGCCGGTCTTCAGGCGACCCTGCGGCAGCTTGAGTTCTTTCAGCCGTGCCGACAGGCTGACGGCCGGCGGGTCGCCGGCGCGGCCGGCGGCGTAATTGTTCAGGCCGACATGGATCTTGCCGTCCAGGAAAGTACCGGCGGTCAGTACCACGGTGCGGCTGCGGAACTTGATGCCCACCTGGGTGACGGCGCCGACCACCCGGTCGCCCTCCACCATCAGGTCGTCCACGGCCTGCTGGAAGAGCCAGAGGTTGGGCTGGTTTTCCAGGCGGCGGCGGATGGCGGCCTTATAAAGAATGCGGTCGGCCTGGGCGCGGGTGGCGCGCACGGCCGGACCCTTGGAGCTGTTGAGGATGCGGAACTGGATGCCGCCCTCATCGGTGGCGATGGCCATGGCGCCGCCCAGTGCGTCCACCTCTTTCACGAGGTGGCCCTTGCCGATGCCACCGATGGAGGGGTTGCAGCTCATCTGGCCCAGGGTCTCGATGTTGTGCGTCAGCAGCAGGGTGCGCGCGCCCATGCGCGCAGACGCCAGCGCGGCTTCCGTGCCTGCATGGCCGCCGCCAACGACGATGACATCGAATTCTTGTGGGTAAAGCATGGAAAATCCGGGAAAGTGAGCGCGTCCTGCGCCGGCGGCCAGCCCCCAGCGGGGCACCGAAGCCCTGATTTTAGCCGCTCCCGCCGATTTTGGCGACAATAAGGGCTATTGTCCGCATCCAGCGGCCCTCTTCAGCTACAGATTCAATAGCACTACCGCATGGATTGCCGCCCCGGCTGCGCTGCCTGCTGCATCGCCCCCTCGATTTCCAGCCCCATCCCCGGCATGCCCCGGGGCAAACCGGCCGGTGTGCGTTGCGTGCAGCTGGATGCGGCGGGCCGCTGCCTGATCTTCGGCCGGCCCGAACGGCCGGCGGTCTGCGCCAGCCTGGCGCCCTCACCCGGCATGTGCGGCGACTCGGCCGAGCAGGCCCTGCTCTATCTGCAGAAGCTGGAAAAAGAAACCGCGCCGACCTGAGACAGGCGGGCGCGGTCGAGGCGAAGAAACTTCTTGTTGTTCTTCGGTCTTGTTCTTCTTGGATCTCAGAAGGGGTAGTGGCGCGGCGTGGTCTGCATGGTGATCCAGCGCAGCTCGGTGAACTCGTTGATGCCGGCCTTGCCGCCGAAACGGCCGATGCCCGAACCCTTGACACCGCCGAAGGGCATCTGGGCTTCGTCGTGCACGGTGGGGCCGTTGACGTGGCAGATGCCGGAATCGATGCGACGCGCCACGTTGAAGGCACGGGCGATGTCACCACCGAAGACCGCGGCCGACAGGCCATACTCGTTGTCGTTGGCGCAGGCCACGGCTTCTTCCACGCCGTTGACGCGCACGATGGGCTTGACGGGGCCGAAGCTCTCCTCGTGGTAGATCTTCATGGCCGGGGTGACGTGGTCCAGCACGGTGGCCGGCATCAGCGTGCTGGTGGCCTTGCCGCCGCACAAGAGCTTGGCGCCCTTGGCCAGCGCGTCGTCGATCAAGGCATTGCAATGCTCGACCGTGTTCATGCCGATCACCGAGCCCAGCACCACCGGCTCGGGCTTGCGCGGGTCGCCCAGCGGCAGGGCCTTGGCCTTCTCGACGAACTTCTTGACGAAGGCGTCGGCGATCTTGTTGTCCACGATGATGCGCTCGGTGCTCATGCAGATCTGGCCGCTGTTGGCGAAACAGCCAAAGGCCGCGCCGTTGACGGCGTCGTCGATGTCGGCGTCATCGAGGATGACCATGGGGGCCTTGCCGCCCAGCTCCAGCACCACGGGCTTGAGGTATTTGGCGCAGGTCATGGCGATGATCTTGCCCACCTTGGTGGAGCCGGTGAAGTTCACACGGCGCACAGC is part of the Rhodoferax sp. BAB1 genome and harbors:
- the rsmG gene encoding 16S rRNA (guanine(527)-N(7))-methyltransferase RsmG yields the protein MSLDLLTTLKQGVAELGLDLSETQITQLLDYLALIQKWTKVYNLTAVRDPAEMLTHHLLDSLAVIRPLRQQLAGRQPADGQGFRLLDVGSGAGLPGVVIAICCPDIAVSCVDTVAKKATFIQQAALTLKLSNLKGLHARVENLDDHYDVVSSRAFASLVDFTSWSRSALAPAGVWMAMKGKDPVEELAALPAGVQVFHVEQLAVPGLDAERCIVWMRLSGS
- the mnmG gene encoding tRNA uridine-5-carboxymethylaminomethyl(34) synthesis enzyme MnmG, translating into MLYPQEFDVIVVGGGHAGTEAALASARMGARTLLLTHNIETLGQMSCNPSIGGIGKGHLVKEVDALGGAMAIATDEGGIQFRILNSSKGPAVRATRAQADRILYKAAIRRRLENQPNLWLFQQAVDDLMVEGDRVVGAVTQVGIKFRSRTVVLTAGTFLDGKIHVGLNNYAAGRAGDPPAVSLSARLKELKLPQGRLKTGTPPRIDGRSIDFSQCTEQPGDGVPGGLNEGQGVPVFSFMGKASMHPAQMPCWITHTNERTHEIIRSGFDRSPMFTGKIEGVGPRYCPSVEDKINRFADKDSHQIFLEPEGLTTNEYYPNGISTSLPFDIQYDLVRSMKGLENAHILRPGYAIEYDYFDPRSLKGSFETKQINGLFFAGQINGTTGYEEAAAQGLFAGINAALQCRGTEAWQPGRDEAYLGVLVDDLTTQGVTEPYRMFTSRAEFRLQLREDNADLRLTETGRQLGLVDDARWDAFCRKRDAVSRETERLKATWVNPRILSAAEAERVLGTTIEREYHLFDLLRRPDVSYAGLMSLDGGKYANPDVSRETLGELAEPVVEQLEIAAKYSGYIDRQKDEVERAAHYENLKLPADLDYMAVSALSIEARQKLQKHRPETLGQASRISGITPASISLLMIHLKKGGFRGFAKTEVAEAA
- a CDS encoding YkgJ family cysteine cluster protein, which encodes MDCRPGCAACCIAPSISSPIPGMPRGKPAGVRCVQLDAAGRCLIFGRPERPAVCASLAPSPGMCGDSAEQALLYLQKLEKETAPT
- a CDS encoding aldehyde dehydrogenase; the protein is MSDMSMLINGLKVTAERGATFERRNPLDGSVASRAPAASPADAVMAVEAAAEAFKTWSQTGPSERRMLLLKAADALEAKTPQFIEAVAAETGAAGSWAGFNVFLAAGMIREAAALTTQVAGEVIPSDIPGSLAMAVRQPAGVVLGIAPWNAPVILGTRAICVPLACGNTVVMKGSENCPRTHQLIIEAFQDAGFPPGVVNYITNAPADAGAVVEAMVAHPAVRRVNFTGSTKVGKIIAMTCAKYLKPVVLELGGKAPMVILDDADIDDAVNGAAFGCFANSGQICMSTERIIVDNKIADAFVKKFVEKAKALPLGDPRKPEPVVLGSVIGMNTVEHCNALIDDALAKGAKLLCGGKATSTLMPATVLDHVTPAMKIYHEESFGPVKPIVRVNGVEEAVACANDNEYGLSAAVFGGDIARAFNVARRIDSGICHVNGPTVHDEAQMPFGGVKGSGIGRFGGKAGINEFTELRWITMQTTPRHYPF